One Sulfolobus sp. S-194 DNA segment encodes these proteins:
- a CDS encoding FMN-binding glutamate synthase family protein encodes MLIIKQYLPIPKQTDNEFWTVERIEHIRQLALTGKPSKIFPKWNSLRILDRVRFKNEDPKISETPKAMTFTKLAGIEMSAPLYLGDMSYGALSGNPNIIIARAADLTGTLAGTGEGGLHPEVAKHKRIFVQWASARFGVDFDVLMHGAGIVIKIGQGAKPGIGGHLPGSKVTEPISLTRRIPVGIDAISPAPHHDIYSIEDLGQRIEALKEATGKPVFVKVAATNYIPYIVSGIARMGADGVIIDGHGAGTGATPIVIRDNVGIPIELAVASADKVLREQGMRDNFYVIAAGRVADATDAAKLIALGADIVSVGTGALIAMGCVMVHKCHIGSCPTALTNKIDGSRMIDTDFGLKVLVNYIHGFSLELANILDNLGLSSIDELKGRRDLLVGKGLSRETLSVLGIEGEEEELPPKLGELWSRRRKVYLHELINKGDPVITSMGSTAPPDVEKPARIVDWLRSDGAQVTRPSIDPYREDIDTSFYLAGGRIYLSLPVIFDIIDAPEDERNALQWASLALSSGVFSNVTSKYYEDISISHDGKGVIKWSKNYESGSYILLPSSEEAVEEVLELKGIPGFIIDEDLGNEDLEVVISEIDTKLKRMGIRKKFDLIAKSSRIRDSGDIFKFVALGADSVIMSYKVFDVALGEGSRSDLKSKAFNLISGFKKEIALLAGAAGVYSVQSTLTGNRELLRAINLNSYLLQKLRVKVAGSL; translated from the coding sequence TTGCTTATTATTAAGCAATATTTACCGATACCTAAGCAGACAGATAACGAGTTTTGGACTGTAGAGAGGATTGAACATATTCGTCAGTTGGCTTTAACTGGTAAGCCAAGTAAAATTTTTCCTAAATGGAACTCTTTAAGGATTCTCGATAGAGTTCGTTTTAAAAATGAAGATCCTAAAATTAGCGAGACTCCGAAAGCTATGACTTTTACTAAATTGGCTGGTATAGAAATGTCTGCCCCTCTCTATTTGGGGGACATGTCTTATGGTGCTTTAAGTGGTAATCCCAATATAATAATTGCTAGAGCCGCAGATTTAACTGGAACTTTAGCAGGTACCGGTGAAGGAGGTTTACATCCAGAAGTTGCTAAACATAAGAGGATTTTTGTACAGTGGGCCTCAGCCCGTTTTGGTGTTGATTTTGATGTTCTAATGCATGGAGCTGGAATTGTTATTAAGATTGGACAAGGTGCTAAACCGGGTATTGGTGGTCATTTACCCGGGAGTAAGGTTACTGAGCCTATTTCTCTTACTAGACGAATACCGGTTGGTATTGATGCTATTTCTCCAGCTCCTCATCATGATATCTACTCTATTGAGGATTTGGGCCAGAGGATTGAAGCTTTGAAGGAAGCAACTGGTAAGCCTGTCTTTGTTAAGGTTGCTGCTACTAACTACATTCCTTATATAGTGTCTGGTATTGCCAGAATGGGGGCTGATGGTGTCATTATTGATGGTCATGGTGCTGGTACTGGTGCTACTCCCATTGTGATAAGGGATAATGTTGGTATTCCGATTGAGTTAGCAGTAGCTTCAGCTGATAAGGTTTTGAGGGAACAGGGGATGAGGGATAACTTTTATGTTATTGCAGCAGGTAGGGTTGCAGATGCTACTGATGCAGCTAAGTTAATTGCTTTAGGTGCTGATATAGTAAGTGTTGGTACTGGAGCCTTAATTGCCATGGGCTGTGTCATGGTACATAAGTGTCATATTGGTTCTTGTCCAACAGCTCTAACAAATAAGATTGACGGTAGTAGGATGATTGACACAGATTTTGGACTTAAAGTCTTGGTTAATTATATTCACGGTTTTTCTCTTGAACTAGCTAACATTTTAGACAATTTAGGTCTTTCAAGTATAGATGAACTTAAGGGAAGGAGGGATCTGTTAGTAGGTAAGGGTTTATCTAGAGAGACTTTGTCCGTTTTAGGTATTGAGGGAGAAGAGGAAGAATTACCACCTAAACTTGGTGAGTTATGGTCTAGGAGGAGAAAAGTGTATTTACATGAATTAATTAATAAGGGTGATCCTGTGATTACTAGTATGGGTAGTACTGCTCCGCCAGATGTTGAAAAACCTGCTAGGATTGTTGATTGGCTAAGAAGTGATGGTGCTCAAGTTACAAGACCCTCTATTGATCCTTATAGAGAAGATATAGACACAAGCTTTTACTTGGCCGGTGGTAGGATTTATCTTTCTCTACCAGTAATTTTTGATATTATTGACGCACCAGAAGATGAAAGAAATGCTCTGCAGTGGGCTTCTTTAGCTTTGAGTTCTGGAGTATTTAGTAATGTTACTTCAAAGTATTATGAAGATATTTCTATAAGTCATGATGGTAAGGGTGTAATTAAGTGGAGTAAAAATTATGAGAGTGGTAGTTATATCTTATTGCCGAGTAGTGAGGAAGCTGTTGAAGAAGTTCTAGAGCTAAAGGGTATACCAGGTTTTATTATTGATGAGGATCTAGGTAATGAAGATCTTGAAGTTGTAATATCAGAGATAGATACTAAATTAAAGAGAATGGGAATAAGGAAAAAGTTTGATTTGATTGCGAAATCTTCTAGGATAAGAGATTCTGGGGATATTTTTAAGTTTGTTGCTTTAGGTGCAGATTCGGTTATAATGTCTTACAAAGTGTTCGATGTGGCCTTAGGAGAAGGAAGTCGAAGTGACTTAAAGAGTAAGGCGTTTAATTTGATTTCTGGTTTTAAGAAAGAGATTGCTTTGTTAGCTGGTGCCGCTGGCGTTTACTCTGTTCAATCTACTTTAACCGGAAATAGAGAACTTTTAAGGGCGATTAATTTGAATTCTTATCTTTTACAAAAGCTTAGGGTTAAGGTGGCTGGTTCTCTATGA